The genomic segment GGGCCGGCAGGCCCTGACGGCGCCAGGAGCAATGCAGCGACGCTATTGGGACTGGATTCAACAACGACAGGCTGACACAACAAAGAACCGTCCTGCATCCCGCTCGTCATCAGCCTTCTGCTCTCTCCGCCCGGATGCAAGAAGATAGACGCGATACATTGCCTGTCGAGCAAGGGTTCTACCGAAATCACGATCATGTGAGCATGGCAACGTGAGGACGTGCAAGAGGGGTAAGGGGAAGAGCCCCTCCGAAGCTCTGGCAGCTGTTAAGCTTTGTACGTCTTTGCACAATCGTGAAGGATGGCATTTGCTTCACGTGCACCCCTACAAGGCGGGATGGCCTGCTCTAGCTCACTTGCGGATGGTCCTGCGAACGCTGAGGGCTTCCGCTCAATGTTGAATCCCTCCCCACCCTCACAGGTCGCCGTTGTCGGCGCTGGCCCGGGAGGGCTTGCCTCCGCCATGCTGTTGGCGCGCAAGGGCGTGCCCGTCACCGTGTTCGAACGAGACCCCGCTGTGGGGGGGCGTACCCGCACGATCCATGCGCCCGGCGGCTATAAGTTCGATATCGGCCCAACCTTCTTCCTGTATCCGCGCGTTCTGAAGGATATCTTCGAAGCCTGCGGCGAACGGTTGGAGGATCATATCGAGCTCAGGCGTCTCGACCCGCAATACCACCTCATCTTCGAGGGCGGCGGTTCCATTCGCGCCACTTATGATCTGGACCGGCTCGAACGGGAGATCGGTCGACTCGCGCCTGCGGATGCGCGCAACGTGCGCCGGTTTCTCGACGACAATCGCAAGAAGCTCGAAGCTTTCCGGCCGGTGCTGGAGCAATCCTTCTCAAGCCCGGCTGATCTTTTTTCACCGGCAATGCTCGCGGCGCTGCCGAAGCTCCGGCCATTCTCTAGCGTCGACAGCGATCTCAAGCGCTATTTCGCCGATCCGCGTGTGCGCCTCGCCTTCTCATTCCAGACGAAATATCTCGGCATGTCTCCGTTCCAGTGCCCGAGCCTGTTCACAATTCTCTCGTTTCTCGAATATGAGCACGGCGTTTTTCACCCGATCGGCGGCTGCGGCGCCGTCTCCGAGGCGATGGCGAATGTCGCCCGCAAGATGGGCGTCGATATCCGCCTGGACACTCCGGTAGAGCGGATCGTCTACGACGACGGCGAGGCAGTCGGGCTCGAGGCGGGCGGCAAGCGGTTCGCAGCCGCTGCAGTCGTGGTGAACGGAGACTTCGGCCATGCCATGGGTCGCCTTGTCCCGGAAGCCATGCGCCCGCGCTGGAAAAACAGGAAGCTCGATCGCGCAAAGATCTCCTGCTCGACCTTCATGCTCTATCTCGGCATTGAAGGCGATGTTGGCGATCTCGCGCATCATACGATCCTCCTGTCGCGGGACTACGAGCGCAACATCCACGAGGTCACCAACGGGATCCTGCCTGCGGAACCGTCCATCTATGTGCAGCATGCCGGCGCTACCGATCCATCCATGGCGCCGGAGGGCCACACCAGCCTTTACGTGCTCGTGCCGGTGCCCAATCTGCGCTGCGGACTCGAATGGGCCAGCGAGGCGCCGCGCTACCGCAGCCTTGTGTTGGAGCGCCTGAAGATTCTCGGTCTCGGCGATCTCGAGAGCCGCATCCGCTTCGAGCGCGTCGTGACGCCACGGGCTTGGGAAAGCGAGTTTGCGGTGTTCGAGGGCGCTACCTTCAACCTTGCGCACAACTTGACGCAAATGCTCTATTTCCGGCCGCACAATCGCTTTGGCCGCAATGTCTATCTAGTCGGCGGCGGAACCCATCCCGGCAGCGGATTACCCGTGATCTATGAAGGCGCGCGCATCACCGCACGCCTGCTGTTGGAGGACCTGGAGCGCCGCAGATTCGGCGCGCGCGAACCTAAGCCGGCAACTGCGCCGATCGGCGAGGCAGCCTCGTAGGAGGGCGCATTATGAGACGAACTGCATGGCCCGAAAGCCTCATCGCCATCTTGCCCGACGAAGTCGCAATCTTCACCCATCCTGCCGAAGCAATGCCTTCGGCGCAAAATCGTTAGCCCTGTTATGCTGTGGCGTGCCTACGCCCTCCTGTCCCACGGCAGAGACCGTATCGGCCTCGGCTCGTGGCGCTTTCGCAGCAGCGCGCCAACCCGCCGGAAAGCCAACGATGTCCTGAAAGTTCTCGAGGAAGCGGACACTGCGGTCTGGTCGGTGAGCGCACTGTCTGCCTGCGCCGAGAGTGGCCTGCTTCTACGCCTCGGACGGCCTGCCACCGTTGGCGAGCTCGCGGCAGGTCTGTCCATCCCGTCCGCTTTCGTGCAATGCCTCCTCGACATGCTCGCGGGCTTCGGCTTCGTCACAT from the Microvirga ossetica genome contains:
- the crtI gene encoding phytoene desaturase family protein gives rise to the protein MLNPSPPSQVAVVGAGPGGLASAMLLARKGVPVTVFERDPAVGGRTRTIHAPGGYKFDIGPTFFLYPRVLKDIFEACGERLEDHIELRRLDPQYHLIFEGGGSIRATYDLDRLEREIGRLAPADARNVRRFLDDNRKKLEAFRPVLEQSFSSPADLFSPAMLAALPKLRPFSSVDSDLKRYFADPRVRLAFSFQTKYLGMSPFQCPSLFTILSFLEYEHGVFHPIGGCGAVSEAMANVARKMGVDIRLDTPVERIVYDDGEAVGLEAGGKRFAAAAVVVNGDFGHAMGRLVPEAMRPRWKNRKLDRAKISCSTFMLYLGIEGDVGDLAHHTILLSRDYERNIHEVTNGILPAEPSIYVQHAGATDPSMAPEGHTSLYVLVPVPNLRCGLEWASEAPRYRSLVLERLKILGLGDLESRIRFERVVTPRAWESEFAVFEGATFNLAHNLTQMLYFRPHNRFGRNVYLVGGGTHPGSGLPVIYEGARITARLLLEDLERRRFGAREPKPATAPIGEAAS